AACCATAAGGAAGAAACAAAAATCCTACTATAACGCAAATTGTTGTGCAATATTGGTCACCCTGTGGGTGAATGTGATGAGTCATTGCTGTTATGCAATGGTTAGAGTTGTAGTATTGTTTCCTGACAGAGGAAGTGGAGACACATTTAAATGGTGAAACATGCCACATGTAATGATATTGGTCAGTCTTTTCATCTGCTTGCGCAGAGAGAACATAATCATACAGTAGGTCGTGATgtaataattaaacatttgcTTAACCTTTTCAGTCTTATTAGACAAACAACAGGGATTAAGGAAAAGGATGCAGTGCCACTGAAACAGGAAACACTTGTTTTGATTGGGTGAGTGTGTATTTCCTGAGGCTGGTGCTCATGTCTTCTTAACTACGTATCATAGTATCATATTAACCATTTTTACTCTAACATTCATGCAGTCAATTGAGAATCACCGATGTGGTGGGAGAAAGCTGGAGAAGCAAAAGGGAACCCACACAAACATGTTGCGAGCATACAGACTTTGCACAGGTCCTCAACTGGATTGGTGCCGTAGACCGCCATCGTGCTGCTCCTTCAAAATTGAGTGGTTCCATTTTTTGTGCACACTAATTACCTaaggcagaggttatgtaattaTCGACATTGATttctttgcttgtctgtctgtttgatttGACGATCCAGGCAATAgggcttcagaatttgttcctcaatatctcggttgattattgatcaatgttttgggaatttcacacagtcatgtagggtggggacttcTATCCTACCACTAAATTTCATTCGGATCGTATCCGGACTGCGAATACTGTCGCGACTTTTCCAAAAATAGGGGTATTCATTGCATTTAGCAGAATTatggaaaaactactggatggatcttgatgaaaaaaatccgaagatacctgtctggatgcaaaaaaatatctggactttcccatttacttataatgaaaaaaatatattttaaaatatgcattcaatttactcaccaaaaatcacagtcataaaggatgaggtcaggaaaaaatattacattttaacaataaagcccatttatggattcaaacatctgttaaaaatacacataaactctgattcacttttacttttcatggttggtgtataaagacaccaagaacaatctagaaccttttgatgatgatccagatcaccatgtggccggtgtaaatccaattaggaggggaacgagctcgGGTTTCTTCTCTGTCatatgttaaaatctcccaccaAGCCTCAAGAAGACTCAAATAAACTCccccaactctctctctcttcctttgagTGAGGACTTTTCACAAAGCGTTCCTGCGTCATGATTGCCATCTTCATACTGAGGACCTAACAAGCTACTAGATCACTGCCCCAACACATGCTGGCGGCGCGGAGCAGTCAGTTATTGGCTCCTTTCTGCACttttttctgcttctgcctGGATTGCATAATATATACATGCGAAAGTACACAGAAGGGCGGCGTTTTTGCTTATCCATTATGCTATTACTGTGCCTGCAAAACACACAAGACGTCACATCACAGACCAACAATTGTGAAAGTGCACAAATAATGTTACTATGCACACAACAATCCACGTTTCATGCttgcaaacatacacacacacttccctgtACTGCACATACACAAGGCTATACACTTCCTTCTATCTGCCTGATTATCACTTGCTGTGTTGCATAAAAGAGCATTTTGAGGCACAGAGGGATCAGATGTTGGACTCCTTCACAACATTGCTGCTGGTAGAAAAGGAAGGCATGACACTGAGTAATTTACACCACTGTCCAGTAGCTAAGTCAGCAATATCAGCCAGGATGTCCTCATCCAGCCTCAGTTCTCCCACTAAGCGTAATACATCCAGTGTGTCTGAGCTGGCATGCACAAATGATTAACTGGTGGCAAAGAGAACTGATTAAGAAGATAAAGCTTGGCACACAATAGCCTCAGTGCTACACATGTACCTGCATAAACAGCGCTTCCTCACGCAAGGGAATTATTCACTCCTGTCAGTCATTCTGTTTTTTCATTCTGACACTCGCCCCCTCAACAAGAGAGTGTCTTCAGAGCGGAAGACGAGCAATttgttcaacacacacacaaatgagcagattgagtcttttgtttttgttgccttCGCATTGAGTTAGATTTTGAGTCGGAATATAATCTGTAGAAATGGCTCTGGGTCACAATGACACAATGCATGAAAAAACTGAGCTGTGGTctcataaaatagatttttttgtaAGCAGTAAAACATTAATAAGTACTATAATACACAGCTAATACAGGCCAAAAGCTGGTGAATCAGTAAAGATCAATTCTGTTGATTTAGTTGATAGTTTTGCAGTTGGGGCTTAACGACACTCCCAAGTGTAACATTGAAACAAGTTGGGTTTAGAAACCATTATCATGCATTATCAGGTGGCGTGTTGGCTGTTGGTTTCCGATCATTGATGTCTGATGAGAACATTACTTGTTTTCCTTTCGTCCCTTTCAGTTCTCTCCCCACCGTGCTGGCTATTTGCAGGGGAAAACATTTAGACACCTGCATTGTGGGAGCAAtcccagattttttttctctcattatGATGAATCTCAAGTGTCAACAGCTTGACAGCAGTTAAGCAAGATTTATCCGATGTAGCCACAGTATATGAATCGAGCAGAGAAACTTGCTCAACAGCCTTCATGGATCCAAACTGCCAttcatgaaaaaatatatacagctTTCCTCTATCTTCCTGTTACAACTgtcataattaaataaaatgacttaTTTTCTTTATAATTTAATACGTCTCCTGGTTAAATATTACATAATAAAGGTGAAACTGACTGGTTTGTCATTGACCTTATAAGATGTCTCCTCACACGTTGGCTCATAACAAAACATCAAAATCCAGGTTGAATCCTGCACAAGCTGTACTATCCATAAACAAGCAGACCTGTTGTTGCTGCAACAGGTCTGATGTTGGAAATGACATGATCAACAACATGGTATGACGAGAGCACCTGACCAGAAAACAGTTTCCTGAGGAATCAATGTTAAGCAGGAAGAAGGAGTTCAATGTTGATATTTCAATCCATTCAGTGAAGCTGAAGATAGAGAGCATCTCATCCCCATTATTCACCATCAGGAACCAGAGGAAGAGGCCATGATGTTTATTTGTGATGATGACATGCATTGATTAAACGTTTATCCACAGGATTCTGAAAGCAGACTAAATGGGACATCAGTGAGTCATGAGTTAACACCTCTGTGGATCAGAGTGTGAATAATGGTGAGCGTGCACAAACCGTCTCATCAATCTCCACGTACTGTAACAAAATATTTGtcctttgtctgtctgacagatgatttccttttctttgtcattttttttttttttacaatggaGTAGCCTCGCACGGAGGACAACCAGGCAGACATTGTCCTGTTGATACATTTCTTGCTGCTGTTTAAACCTGATTTTTTTGGCCCACCACCTATGAAAACAATTACTGTTGTCGTTGGTATCAGAACATCCTGATACAAGTCGTTTCAGATTGCGAAAcaatctgttttattttgtcatttttttgaaGCTGCCGTATTTTGAGAAGCTTTAATTTTTGTTATTGCATTATTTCccgttcttgttttgtttcctaATTTCTGCATGGTAGCTATATTGTATATGTATAATCCATGCGCAGTACTACAACAATGGAAAACcggtctatatatatatatatatactgaattTATCTTTATGCACATTAAGTTTGAGCTACATGAACAAGTCCTGGTGATTATAACCTCTTTTTGCCTCTGATGCATGTGACAACTTATTTCTCCGACCTCCTACTATTTTACACAACTTAGCGTGCGGTTAAAAAGGTCCCATGACCGTTTAGTTAGAAAAGGGTGACCAACACCTCCCTCAGCTCTTTCTGTACACAACCTCCCGACCCTTGGCTCTGTCCAGGCAAACATAGTCTGCACGCAATGCACGATGATTAACCCGTAGATCGTCTATTTGGAGAGGAATCACTCAATTGattcttgtctgtctgtctcgttctcgctctctctcgcatGCATTTTCCTGAGCTAATATATTGCAGTTATATCCTACAACCTGTTGTTGTCGagtaaataatttaaacatgCTACTACAAGCGAGCTTTTTACTTCATCATATCTAtggaagtgtttttatttgtgggtGCATAGACTGTATGAAAATGGTTCTTCAGATAGATAGAAATATGTTgtatttttggggggaaatgTTGCATTTCAATAAGGAATATTCTTGCCTGTTCATCACTTATGATATAGACATATCAGGGCTTACAGCGCCCTAGAACAAAAAGCACTTCAGGCTACAGTTACAAGGTTCCAGTAATGTACAGGTCACTATGCAGACAGTACTATTACTGCCTATgcaataatactaataaaaagATGTTTAAGTTGGATTACAATTTGCAGAATACAtctttccctgttttttttttttttttagaatactcatttgtatttgttaagTTGTTTACTTATAGGTGGCAAAACTTACTTCCAAaataattaaacctgattcTTTTCAAACTCGTCTTGATTCTAATGGAGGAAGCAAATCATATTTGATTATTATAAATTTCCCAATTCCGCCAATTCACAGCAACTAACTTACTTCGACTGCATGCCTCAGTTTGTGGTTCCCACAAAAGGCATCAGAGTGAGTCCTCTTTGCGAAAATCACTCTCTGTGGATTTACCCGCACATGACGGGCTTTCTGACGGCCGGttggtttgcagcagcagagaggttGCAGTCGGGGCAACGTATGTACGTGGATGCGCATGCGCGTGCACGTATGTTGGCGCCGAAGAGGTTAATTTCCGCCATGCATGACTTGTTTTGCGTTCTCATAGAAACTAGAACAAACGTTAAAACCGTTACATTTATCTTATGAGaataaatgtaacaataatgacGCAATAAATGTGACATAAGACTGATCAGGGCAGAGAACACAGTGAATCACTGAACACTACTATTTTAAACATCTGGGGTGTAAAACAATTTCATTTCAAGCATGATTAgcatttttgctgtttttctatGCAGAActactatttttatttgaagcaAATCTTTAAAGCTGCATTGATCAATATTTGGTGAATAGAAGGCAGACGTTAGAGTCACATTCTCCTTACAACTCTATTTACTttgctgtatttatttgcttcatCATCTAACTTTCAGTCTCAGCATTAGTTTAATGAGAGAACTAGAGAATCAAACATACATGCACAGTGGAGCCATAACCAAGAGCATGTGAGCTGTGTTCAGagtatccatctatctatctatctatcatctatctatctatttatcatctatctatctatctatctatctatctatctatctatctatctatctatctatctatctatctatctagcagctatctatctatctatctatctatctatctatctatctatctagcagctatctatctatctatctatctatctatctatctatctatctatctatctatctatctatctatctatctgtctatctatctatctatctatctatctgtctatctatctatctatctatctatcatctatctatctatctatcatctatctatctatctatctagcagctatctatcatctatctatctatctagcagctatctatctatctatctatctatcatctatctatcatctatctatcatctatctatctatctatctatctatctatctatctatctatctatctgtctatctatctatctatctatcatctatctatctatctatcatctatctatctatctatcatctatctatctatctatctagcagctatctatcatctatctatctatctagcagctatctatctatctatctatctatcatctatctatcatctatctatcatctatctatctatctatctatctatctatctatctatctatctagcagctatctatctatctatctatctatctatctatctatctatctatctatctatctatctatctgttttgtttgtgcggGTCATGCCTCTTCTCAGACACGCACGCATCCTAAAGGTTTCCTCTTCATGAGCTGCCTATTTACTTTCGGTTATGACACCTTCGTGATCCGCTGGAGTAGGGGAGGTGGCAGAAAGATGGATGACCGAGATATTTCCGCACGCAACTATTGTTATTGCAACAGAACGCACACAGGCTTCTGTCTTGCATAaggatggagggggggttgcGGATGGGGGGAGCATTCACTCAGTTTCTATTCTGGTATTCACGCCTGGTAAGGAAGGGAAGGTGATCCGGTAACCCCcgactcacacagacacacacacgcacacgcacacacaggcagagacactctgttgtgtttgcatgtcCTGTCATCTGAATACTGAGACCCTTATTGTCAATTGCtttttaatttctgtttggATTGCTTTACCATCGATTTGGATTATTAATTGTGTCATCGAGTACAGAAGTAATTACTGCAGAAAGAATACTTAGATCGTATTACAGTAAGAATTCTAATACCACAGTGTATATACGAGTATCTATGTGAAAGTTGGTAAATTTATATATTTCATCAAGTGTGTTTTATACTCCCGTGCAACATGAACTATTCTCCccattaataataatcacaaattATTGCAATATAATGataaaaatacaacacataTATGTGTATTAGTTACAGTGCTCCtcactttttaattaaaacagtgTCAGTGTTTTAGTTCCAGGATTTTAGTCTAAAACCAGGCAGATTTCAAACAGGagttaaaaacaaactgcaagTACCGATACTTAAATACTGTCATTGACGTATATGTAGTATATAATCAAGTTTAGTGTGTATATGCGTCTCACTCAGCAGTCAGAGTGGTGTGCTGAATATAGTCATCTTACCCAATAGTTAGAGACGTTCTGTGTTGTTAAATTATCAAATTAAGTACTTTGACTGTATCACATGTTCCAAATGAGATCACACGTactagaaaaaaataaacacagtttaAAAGAGCATGAGATTGTGTGTGAAAATATATTGCAGCTTTATATTCTTGCCTGCAACGCAGAAGTCAGATATGCTCCGAGGTCTCAGATTCTGGAAAAATAGTAGAGGCACAGAATCCAAGTTGTTTGTAGTCCAGTGTGAAGTGTCCACAGTCAGTGATGGTTTGCTGAGCGTGGAATCCCTGAGCTTGATTGGCTGGCTGACTCGCTTGACCTGAACCCAAAAAGAATCTGTGGGATATTgtaaagaggaagatgagacacCAGATCCCTCAATGCAGATGAGCTGAAGGCCGTCATCAAAGCAACCTGGGTTTCCATAACACCTCTGCCACAGGCTTAATATATCTGATTGAGATCATGAATATCATAATGAATATTCTTGTTTTTCATAATAATTTGCCTATATCTGTAAAGAAAGTGGAAAATGGGCATCTGTTCCGCCTCAGAATGGAATCAACTCTTCTTTGCTCCAAAATCAgaccctgcaaaaaaaaaaatcaaatacattCACAGCTTTTTGaaaccaacaaacacacaaataaaaacagtaatCACAAAACATCCTTCAAACCTTGtaggtaattttttttttttttttttttgtcagggtgAAGGTGTTACCATGATCAAAGATGTTCATAAACTCAATATGGGTGTAAGTATACATCTTTATTCAAAAAGTTCTTTAGTTGTTGgatttcacatgtttttacaaAAACTAAAGAGTGAGCACTGGATTTATTAAATGCAGAAACAAACTAtaagtaattatttattttggggggggattGGAAGTTGCAACTTGTTTTCATCAACATGTTTTGCAAAGGATGTATAGCTTCCTGAAACCCTATGGAggtgctttcattcattcaggtcATGTTAAATCATGAATACCTGCACAGAGTACAAACGACCTCCTGACAGCGGCGGTATGCAAAGAGAGACTCTCGCACGGTGAAATGGAGATACACACCTGTTCTGAAGGTAGATGCGTGACAGCCTCTGCGTGAGTAGAAACTAACAACCTTCACAGTCATTACATCTGCTTTTATGTCCTGTTTAAGCGTGATTGCCGTGAGCAATGCATTTTTCCTGTTCTACGCCTCCTATTCCTTTGAGATGGACACACCACAGTGTCATCATGTGCATCTTGACATGAACCACCACTGCAACATGGTCTCTGCACACAGCGTCCACAGCGGCACTGCTTCTCACTTCCCCATAGTAGCATGTAATCTTTTTAAGACATAGAAGGTTACCTCCAAATCTCCTACAAAGGGCTAATATCCACCACCTTTAGCTCCCttacttctaaaaaaaaaaaagagaagttgTCTccctttaatatttatttattattgttttttgtgaTGTGAGGACCAATAAGGGCCGTGACCTATTGGCATTTGACACACCCTCCTGCAGCCTGCGCACTCTCTGAGAATGCAACTGGCTCTATATCcaggcagacatggagagacTTATTTTTCTTTGGGATGATTTCTTCAACAAGTTATATAATCACgcacaaataaaaaatcaaCCAAGTGAGGATCATATATGAATAGAATCAAATGtattgtatttcatttcattggagTAAAACCAGTCTCACAACAGATGTGCCCATCGCatgatttaattttaatttaatttaatttaatttaatttaatttgaacagAGTTCTTTAATGCTGCTGTGCTTGTGTCATTGATCGTCAGTTATAAGGCAAGACAAGATaaaaatgagatgagatgagaagagaTTAGACAGATaggataagataagataaacgTGAGTTTAAGGCTCTTTaagggagagagaaagtgtgACTATACTTCATGTCGTTCTGTAAGTTACTGTTCTTAAAACCTCTTTTGCCAGTTGGTGGGTTCTTCCTGTGGAACTGCCCCACTGTGTTGCATGACTCCAGGGAATGAAGCCTGACTGACAGATTGCATGACTCCAAAGCCCCAAGATCATTGTTACAGAAGCCATATCGCACGAATATGCGTATTTTCGTGCccaagcaaggggggggggggggggggggggatctcgcGTCCTGCGCTTTTGTTCTGTAAATTTAAGACCCTTGTCTCCTTTCCAGAAGCTGCTGCCTTCGCGTGACTTGACCGAGCAGATTTAGGATTGTCCAGAAGGAGACCCTCCCCTCTGAATGGCAGCTCCGCTTCTCACGCAACCTGCAGCGCCAGAGGCGCAGTTCCAAGGCGCACGGCAATAATCCCTGGAGAGTTGACACGGAGAGACTCGAACCTGCACGCATGATGCAAAACGAGTTGAATGTCAAATTTTAAAAGACACAGTTGTGaattaattgatttttttttgtgtgtgaattaaTAAATGGCTAACGTAATTTAACTGGTCTTCATGTTGCTGATATTCGACCCTCATCAAGAACCCCCACATACAGGAACAAACATACTGGAACacataaaaaagtattttaattttgaGTTTGAAGTTGTCTTTCCTTCCTAAATATGTGTCTTTCGTTGCTTGACATTCCAACGTGTTCAGCTTGTTGTCCATGAAGTTTGGaatcttctttgtttttgtaatttctttCTCTGTAAttggtgaaataaaaataaaaaatcaagtATGTTTGTCTTGCATTTCACGTCAGGTTAGCGTGTGATAGGAGATGAAAGGGTGTGAAAGCCGTGCTGTTTCTCGATGCATGTCTGATTAGGAAATGCTCTGCGAGTGTGAAGGGTTTAAAAGAGGACAAAGACGAATTGAACTTATCTATCTCTGCAGGGCTGCGcggttaaccccccccctccgagcATCCTCTTCAAAGGGGGGGTGAGGGCTGGATCACTCAGCTCTCACGCAACTCGTCAATGTTTAACTGCAGCGGGGAACAGAACAGGTACACGCACGAACTGTTGTCACGACATGCACCTGACTGGGAAGGCGCGTCTTTGATCTTAGTCCCGTGGACTAAATGAAATAGATTTtagaagaaagcaaagaaaaaaaagcacgttTAACTTGTTGGTCAATATTTTTCGAAAAGGAAAGTCCCCTGATGTTTACTTTGAAGTTTTCGTTTTGTCACGCGAGAGTAAtccgttttttttcttcttaaattcACCAATCTATCTAATCTATATCACATTGCACGAGCATTTCTAACAAAATATCGATTCAAATCAGTTTGAAATCACGTCACTAGCAAATAATTAAATTagagctagagagagagagggagagagggggggggggggggggggggggtgtgattaCGTCACGAATTGCAGCCAATGAAACTGTTCAGCGCTCTATAAAGCAAGTCGTCATTCTCTGTTTTAGGAGCTGGACAAtaactctctacgtgagatttATACTATTTGGAAAAGTTCTTCCAGGTCCAAAGAATTGTTCCAGTTTTTATACTTCACTGAGGTAAGACATATATTATCGCCTACCTGTTAATAAGCATGCATGCATTTGGTGTTTGCAGTTGCAGCTTTAATACGTGTTTTATCATGAGATTGAATTTTTGGGTAGTGACAAGAAACTTTATATTGCTTGCTGCTTTGCATCGCCTGCCTCTTGTAAAGCATGCTTTTGTACAGAATGCGAGTCTGCAGAATCCGAACAAACACCGTCTTCAATTACTCTAAACTTTGTGGTGCATGTTGCACAACATCGCTCTTCAATACCGTAATGCCCCTCCTATCTCATTTCCAGGTAAAGTAGAGAAGCTGAAAAAAGAGCTGTCATCATGGCCCTAATGATACTGCCGTTAATTGGATCGGTGTCTGTATCTGAGAGTTTGGTGGCTATAACAACAGTCTGTCTGGTCTACCTGATTCTCAAATTTTTCCGCACTGAGATTCCTGCGGGCCTTCGTCGCCTTCCTGGTCCAAAGCCCCTGCCAATCATTGGGAATGTGTTGGAAGTCGGCAGCAAACCTTACCTGAGTCTCACCGCCATGAGCAAGCGCTACGGTGAtgtcttccagatccagatTGGTATGCGTCCTGTGGTGGTGCTGAGTGGCATTGAAACAGTACGACAGGCTCTCATCAAGCAAGGGGAAGAGTTTGCGAGCAGACCTGACCTGTACAGCTTCAGGCACATCAACAATGGCACGAGTCTGGCTTTCAGCTCAGATCAGGTTGGAGTGTGGCGAGCCCGCAGGAAGCTGGCCTACACTGTCCTGCGTTCCTTTGCCACGCTGGAGGGCACGACCCCAGCGTACTCCTGCATGCTGGAGGAGCACATCTGCAAAGAAGGAGAGTATCTGATCAAAGAGCTCAACACCGTCATGGAGGCTGATGGTAGTTTTGACCCCTTCCGCTACATTGTTATCTCCGTTGCCAACGTGATCTGTGGAATGTGCTTCGGCCAGCGCTATGATCACAACAACCAGGAGCTGCTCAGTATTGTGAACCTCAGTGATGAGTTCGTACAGGTGGTGGGCAGTGGCGGTAACCCAGCAGACTTCATCCCCATCCTTCAGTACCTGCCTAGCACAACAATGAAGAGGTTTATGAGACTCAATGCCCAGTTCAGTGCCTTTGTGAAAAAGCTTGTCACCGAGCACTATGCCACTTTTGACCAGGTATGCCACAGGATGAATCGCACATAGTTTGTCTTGCTCCATATTTTGTAAAACAAGCCTTAACTTGCCTCTTTTTCttacattcatttttctttcagacCCGTATTCGGGACATCACAGATTCCCTAATCGATCACTCTGCGGACAGAAAGCTGGATGAGAACTCCAATATAAAGATATCCGATGATAAGATTGTAGGAATTGTCAACGATCTGTTTGGAGCTGGTGGGTTGAAATAATGTAGATACAGAATGATTTCATCAATAATGTCCTCACAGAGGTGTCTTTTGACTTCTAGGTTTTGACACCATCTCCACTGCCCTGTCCTGGTCAGTGATGTACTTGGTAGCTTATCCCGAGATACAGGAAAGGCTTTTTGATGAAATTAGTAAGTACAATTCACGCACACTTaatatt
This sequence is a window from Brachionichthys hirsutus isolate HB-005 unplaced genomic scaffold, CSIRO-AGI_Bhir_v1 contig_198, whole genome shotgun sequence. Protein-coding genes within it:
- the LOC137916050 gene encoding cytochrome P450 1A1-like is translated as MALMILPLIGSVSVSESLVAITTVCLVYLILKFFRTEIPAGLRRLPGPKPLPIIGNVLEVGSKPYLSLTAMSKRYGDVFQIQIGMRPVVVLSGIETVRQALIKQGEEFASRPDLYSFRHINNGTSLAFSSDQVGVWRARRKLAYTVLRSFATLEGTTPAYSCMLEEHICKEGEYLIKELNTVMEADGSFDPFRYIVISVANVICGMCFGQRYDHNNQELLSIVNLSDEFVQVVGSGGNPADFIPILQYLPSTTMKRFMRLNAQFSAFVKKLVTEHYATFDQTRIRDITDSLIDHSADRKLDENSNIKISDDKIVGIVNDLFGAGFDTISTALSWSVMYLVAYPEIQERLFDEIKGKVGLERTPVLSDKSNLPFLEAFILEIFRHSSFLPFTIPHCTSKDTSLNGYFIPKDTCVFINQWQINHDPKLWKDPSTFNLDRFLNADGTEVNKMEGEKVTVFGLGKRRCIGELIARNEVYLFLAILIQRLQFLPMPGEPLDLTPEYGLTMKHKRFPLRANQRTRNEQ